One Dokdonia sp. Dokd-P16 genomic window carries:
- a CDS encoding PD-(D/E)XK nuclease family protein — translation MPDEKIHNLLSHIGGITKSYDRLNKLTGERLNLFSLLRKESDEVRLHSRFIAELLDPQGKHDQGSLFLDLFLEAFEIEDINSSTSKLHVEFYIGVISKDRKRGGNIDILIDDGVNCVKIENKIYAGEQHNQLLRYHNYKPGHLIFLTLYGNASTNHKELIEIDVHYEQRSYRNDILNWLSRCVEKVALIPNLRESIVQYQNLIKKLTKQNINYQMNSDITKKITDNQENFEAYLSIRRLENDNSIYKQIIKKTIIPFFEEFAGRNNLTPHLLEKSLLKERAQHSGFFFDNEFLRSIGLKLGVQFGKSNNRDMYYGLSFYNPSIQDSEFFRLVFDESKKILPKTRRTDWWLTSNYWDEFLDWSDIDTLYNIAYGSFKIEFEENMCNLLRLVESLYEKTNSAN, via the coding sequence ATGCCTGATGAAAAAATACACAATTTACTCTCCCATATAGGAGGTATAACAAAGAGTTATGATCGTCTCAACAAACTAACTGGAGAGCGCTTAAATCTCTTTTCTTTATTACGGAAAGAATCTGATGAAGTTAGATTGCACTCTAGATTTATTGCAGAGTTATTAGACCCTCAAGGAAAACACGATCAGGGAAGCCTATTTCTAGATTTATTCCTTGAAGCTTTTGAGATAGAAGATATCAATTCGTCAACATCTAAGTTACACGTGGAATTTTATATCGGTGTCATTTCGAAAGACCGTAAAAGAGGAGGAAATATAGATATTCTAATAGATGATGGAGTAAACTGTGTTAAAATTGAAAACAAAATCTATGCAGGAGAACAACATAATCAACTGCTACGGTATCACAATTACAAACCAGGACACTTAATATTTCTAACACTTTATGGTAATGCAAGTACGAATCATAAAGAATTAATCGAAATCGATGTACACTACGAACAGAGATCATATCGAAACGATATTTTAAACTGGCTCAGTCGTTGTGTGGAAAAAGTAGCCTTGATTCCTAACCTCAGAGAGTCTATTGTTCAGTACCAAAACCTAATTAAAAAATTGACCAAACAAAATATTAATTACCAAATGAATTCAGATATAACAAAGAAGATCACAGACAATCAAGAAAATTTTGAAGCATACCTAAGTATACGCAGACTGGAAAATGACAATAGTATTTATAAGCAAATAATTAAGAAAACAATAATTCCATTTTTTGAAGAATTTGCAGGTCGTAATAATTTAACCCCCCACCTGCTTGAGAAAAGTCTTTTAAAAGAACGCGCACAACATTCAGGTTTCTTTTTTGATAATGAATTTTTACGATCAATAGGACTCAAATTAGGTGTTCAATTTGGCAAATCTAATAATCGTGATATGTACTATGGTTTATCTTTTTATAACCCTTCGATACAAGATTCAGAGTTTTTTAGATTGGTTTTTGACGAATCAAAAAAAATACTTCCAAAAACAAGAAGAACAGATTGGTGGCTTACTTCTAACTATTGGGATGAGTTTTTAGATTGGTCAGATATTGATACCCTTTACAATATAGCCTATGGAAGCTTCAAAATTGAGTTTGAAGAAAATATGTGCAACTTGTTAAGACTAGTGGAATCACTTTACGAAAAAACAAATAGTGCCAACTAA
- a CDS encoding DUF2779 domain-containing protein: MTKPRYLTKSRFKVALDCPTKLFYTRKKEYEDTSETDSFLEGLAQGGFQVEELARMYHPEGIAILGYDWNYDKLAQETALLLEQENVTIFEAAFLVDGLFIRVDILEKKGNTIKLIEVKAKSIDSTSHQSFIGGKGVLGSWGAYLYDVAFQQFVIQLLYPNWKIDAFLNLVDKSKQATVDGLHSHFQITPNVEQRTGVTVTDGLTRIDIGESVLATIPVSAEVAHIFENNPLQEGVSFEELVFMYRDAYRDDIQLHTPIGGHCGGCEFRLNNPPEGKKSGYHECWMDQLPLLRPDLNITKPEQLNIPMVADVWNFRGKKSVLEDNRFFMNELTEDDLNIQATAYGMHSSERRWIQIEKTVHQDPTIAVDVDNLRSTLSQWKFPLNFIDFETSAVAIPFFKGMRPYEQVAFQFSHHIVYEDGRVEHASEYINLEPGDFPNFKFIRALQRSLSANDGSIFRYHNHENTIVNNIYNQLKDSQEQDKLELMHFIQAISHNTGSSVDRWCGDRDMIDLYQVVLKNYYHPQMGKSNSIKAVLPAVLESSAFLKSKYGLPIGEINLTSSNFHESDILLQLDENGLPINPYKLLPAVFDGISNEDLERAIANSDEHTLKISDGGAALFAYAKMQHTAISDLERTQTKEALLRYCELDTLAMVMIYEHFKELCKV, translated from the coding sequence ATGACTAAACCCCGCTACCTCACAAAATCCCGTTTTAAAGTAGCCCTAGATTGCCCCACAAAACTCTTTTACACTCGTAAAAAAGAGTACGAAGACACAAGCGAAACCGATAGTTTTCTAGAAGGGCTGGCTCAAGGTGGATTTCAAGTTGAAGAACTTGCGCGTATGTATCATCCAGAGGGAATCGCCATTCTAGGTTATGATTGGAACTACGACAAACTTGCGCAAGAGACTGCTTTGTTATTAGAACAAGAGAATGTGACCATATTTGAAGCGGCGTTTTTAGTCGATGGATTATTTATAAGGGTTGACATTCTTGAGAAAAAAGGAAATACAATTAAACTCATAGAGGTCAAAGCAAAATCTATAGACAGCACCTCACACCAATCATTTATCGGGGGAAAAGGTGTTTTGGGCTCGTGGGGTGCTTATTTATATGATGTCGCTTTTCAACAGTTTGTGATACAGCTATTATATCCTAACTGGAAGATTGATGCGTTTCTTAATCTTGTCGATAAGAGTAAACAAGCAACAGTAGATGGTTTGCACAGTCATTTTCAAATAACCCCTAATGTAGAGCAGCGCACAGGAGTTACAGTCACCGATGGTCTTACACGAATTGATATTGGTGAGTCTGTTCTCGCCACGATTCCTGTTTCGGCAGAGGTAGCTCATATTTTCGAGAACAATCCGCTCCAAGAAGGGGTTTCCTTTGAAGAATTAGTTTTTATGTATCGTGATGCATATAGAGATGATATACAACTACACACTCCTATTGGTGGACATTGTGGAGGTTGCGAGTTTAGACTTAACAATCCGCCCGAGGGAAAGAAAAGTGGTTATCACGAGTGCTGGATGGACCAACTTCCGTTACTTCGTCCAGACTTAAATATTACCAAACCTGAGCAATTAAATATTCCTATGGTTGCAGACGTGTGGAACTTTCGAGGAAAGAAAAGTGTCTTGGAGGACAATCGTTTTTTTATGAACGAACTCACAGAAGATGATCTCAATATCCAAGCAACTGCTTATGGGATGCATTCTTCTGAGCGTCGCTGGATACAAATAGAAAAAACAGTACATCAAGACCCTACTATTGCAGTAGATGTTGATAATTTGAGAAGTACACTATCACAATGGAAATTTCCATTGAATTTTATAGATTTTGAAACGTCTGCTGTCGCGATTCCATTTTTTAAGGGGATGCGACCTTATGAGCAAGTAGCTTTTCAGTTTAGTCACCATATCGTTTATGAAGACGGCCGCGTGGAGCACGCCTCGGAATATATCAATCTAGAGCCTGGTGATTTCCCAAATTTCAAGTTTATCCGGGCATTACAAAGATCACTCTCGGCAAATGATGGAAGCATTTTTAGGTATCACAATCACGAGAATACAATCGTAAATAATATTTATAATCAACTTAAAGATTCGCAAGAGCAAGATAAACTCGAGTTAATGCACTTTATACAAGCTATAAGTCACAACACAGGCTCCTCGGTAGACAGATGGTGCGGAGACCGCGATATGATTGACCTATATCAAGTAGTTTTAAAGAATTACTACCATCCGCAAATGGGCAAGTCTAATTCTATCAAAGCAGTCTTGCCTGCTGTTTTAGAAAGTAGCGCTTTTTTAAAATCAAAGTACGGACTACCAATCGGCGAGATTAATCTGACGAGCTCGAATTTTCACGAAAGTGATATCCTTTTACAACTAGATGAGAATGGACTACCCATCAATCCTTATAAATTGTTACCTGCTGTTTTTGACGGAATTTCTAATGAAGATTTAGAGCGTGCAATTGCAAATTCTGATGAACACACCTTAAAAATAAGTGATGGTGGTGCTGCGCTTTTTGCTTACGCGAAAATGCAACACACCGCAATTTCTGATCTTGAAAGAACACAAACCAAAGAAGCTTTACTGCGCTATTGCGAGCTTGATACCCTAGCAATGGTGATGATTTATGAGCATTTTAAAGAGTTGTGTAAAGTATAG
- a CDS encoding LytR/AlgR family response regulator transcription factor, with protein sequence MIKVLLIDDEPHAHGLLKTIIEKYYSSALEIAGIAESVEEAKNIIYNGKIDLVFLDIQMPQENGFELFTHFPTPTFDVIFTTAYDSYAIQAFKYSAIDYLLKPIDKEIFEQTLQRYLSNNTVKRIQKDQISMLNEYMKHVDEGKKRIRFNTASSIELPLVSSILYFKAAGNYCEVYFRDGSKIVVSQSLKSIEERLPLSHFFRTHKSYIIAIDTVVRYDKIDKYAVLMDGSQIDISHRRENQFIKTVLENN encoded by the coding sequence ATGATCAAAGTTTTACTCATAGATGATGAGCCTCATGCACACGGATTATTAAAAACAATTATTGAAAAATATTATTCTTCAGCTCTAGAAATAGCAGGTATTGCCGAGTCTGTTGAGGAAGCTAAAAATATAATTTACAATGGTAAAATTGATTTAGTATTTCTTGACATACAGATGCCGCAAGAAAACGGATTTGAATTATTTACTCACTTCCCTACTCCTACTTTTGATGTGATATTCACAACAGCCTATGACTCATATGCTATACAAGCATTTAAGTATAGTGCCATTGATTATTTACTCAAACCTATCGACAAGGAAATTTTTGAGCAAACGCTACAGCGATATTTATCTAATAACACAGTAAAAAGAATTCAAAAAGATCAAATATCAATGCTCAACGAATACATGAAGCATGTAGATGAGGGAAAAAAGAGAATACGCTTTAATACGGCTAGTAGTATAGAGTTACCATTAGTAAGCTCTATACTTTATTTTAAAGCTGCAGGAAACTATTGTGAAGTGTACTTTCGAGACGGTTCTAAGATTGTTGTTTCTCAATCTTTAAAATCTATAGAAGAAAGGCTTCCATTATCACATTTCTTCCGCACGCATAAAAGTTATATCATTGCCATAGATACAGTTGTGAGGTATGATAAGATTGACAAATATGCAGTACTAATGGATGGATCACAAATAGATATATCTCATAGACGTGAAAATCAATTTATAAAAACGGTCCTTGAAAATAACTAA